Proteins from a single region of Abyssalbus ytuae:
- the rplI gene encoding 50S ribosomal protein L9 — translation MELILKQDVEKLGFKDDIVTVKNGYGRNYLIPQGFAILATPSAKKVLAENLRQRAFKEKKIVDDAKKIADKIKALEIKISAKTGSGNKLFGSINNADLTAAISKEGVEVDKKYISVIGGNIKATGPYNATIRLHREVVFDFPFEVISEAK, via the coding sequence ATGGAATTAATATTAAAACAAGACGTAGAAAAATTAGGTTTTAAAGATGATATTGTAACCGTAAAAAACGGTTATGGACGTAATTATTTAATACCTCAGGGATTTGCTATATTGGCTACTCCTTCAGCTAAAAAAGTATTGGCAGAGAATTTAAGACAAAGAGCTTTTAAAGAGAAGAAGATTGTTGATGATGCTAAAAAAATAGCAGATAAGATAAAAGCATTAGAAATTAAGATATCTGCAAAAACAGGATCAGGAAATAAACTTTTCGGATCAATTAATAATGCAGATTTAACCGCAGCTATTTCTAAAGAAGGTGTTGAGGTTGATAAAAAATATATTAGCGTAATAGGTGGCAATATCAAGGCAACAGGTCCTTATAATGCTACTATAAGATTGCACAGAGAAGTTGTTTTTGATTTTCCTTTTGAGGTAATTTCAGAAGCTAAGTAA